The genomic region AGAATTGAAATCTACTTCATTTCAAATTATCCCGGATAGAATAGAAACAGGAACTTACGCCATTGCCGCAGCTATCACTAAAGGAGATATTACTCTTGAGGGGGCTGATTTTGACCATCTCCATACGGTTATGACTAAATTAGAAGAGGCAGGGGTAATATTTGAAAAAAAAGATGCTCAGATGCGTGTTTATGTAAAAAAAGACCTTATGCCAGCAAATATAAGAACTATGCCTTACCCTGGATTTCCAACAGACCTTCAGGCACAATTTATGACGCTAATGTCTATTACTAAAGGAATGAGTATGGTTATAGAATCGGTATTTGAGAATAGGTTTATGCATGTCAGTGAATTATGTCGTATGGGAGCAGATATTAAGGTAGATGGACATACCGCAATAATACGCGGTGTCGAGACTTTAAGTGGAGCTCAGGTTAATGCGACAGATCTGAGAGCAAGTGCCGCATTGATTTTAGCCGGGCTGGTGGCTAAAGGAGAAACCCAACTATCCGGCATACATCACCTGGATAGAGGCTATGAATGTATGGAAGAAAAATTATCTAGACTGGGGGCACAAATTAAACGCATTGCTGGAGGAAAAGATTATGATTAAAGGAATATACACCGGTGCAATAGGAATGCTTGCCCAATGGACAGATTTAGATGTTGTCGCAAATAACCTGGCGAATATAGATACCGCTGGCTATAAAAAGGATGAAACTATATTTACACCATTTGATTCTATTTTTCTCCATCGCCTTTATGATAATTATATTATGACCAGAGAAGGCTATCTTGACCAAAGACCAAAAGTTGGTCCTGTAGGCACAGGCGTAGGAATAAGTGAAATAGCCACTTTATATTCACAAGGACCTATTCAAAAAACCGATAATGACTTTGACCTGGCTATTGGAGGAAAAGGCTTTTTTACGATTGAAGGACCTCAAAATAAGATTTTTTATACCCGTAATGGCACATTTACTATCGATTCAGAAGGATATTTGGTGACGAAAGGAGGTTATAGAGTCTTAGGGGTAAATGGATATATTCAAATTGCTCAAGGTAAGTTCCAGGTTCAAGAAAATGGCAAGGTAATAACAGGAGAGAGAGATTGGAAATCTCCACAAGAAATAGACGGACTAAAAATAGTTGATTTTGAAAACAGAAGAGGA from bacterium harbors:
- the flgF gene encoding flagellar basal-body rod protein FlgF; this translates as MIKGIYTGAIGMLAQWTDLDVVANNLANIDTAGYKKDETIFTPFDSIFLHRLYDNYIMTREGYLDQRPKVGPVGTGVGISEIATLYSQGPIQKTDNDFDLAIGGKGFFTIEGPQNKIFYTRNGTFTIDSEGYLVTKGGYRVLGVNGYIQIAQGKFQVQENGKVITGERDWKSPQEIDGLKIVDFENRRGLKKVGNSLFEATQYAGEPQVVAQPKILQGYLEKSNTNPIEEMVKMIEIQRIYEINQRAVSSFDDTLRTAVTEVSRVK